In one window of Henckelia pumila isolate YLH828 chromosome 1, ASM3356847v2, whole genome shotgun sequence DNA:
- the LOC140868105 gene encoding probable inactive receptor kinase At2g26730: MASAETMEVREAMVQFMQKLSPQNIQREPNFGWNSSSDPCEDKWKGVTCYVDSPRIKKIILDEENLTGLFDAASLCANRALLVLSLNSNNIFGMLPEQISACTHLTHIYLSGNNFSGDLPGSLSSLSDLKRFDVSRNGFYGVIPDMARISGLLTFRAEINRLSGGIPQFDFSKIQDFNVSCNNLGGEIPDVKGRFNETSFLGNPGLCGKPKFNACTHETNKGRTLQDYLMYSGYAVIGLLIVCLVGFKLIMKCKSQQKNDASTKDSQTGMVSSTSSESKSIGGGNRSEFSITSVESGKDSSLTVLCSPVYEGLKFEDLLRAPAVLIGRGKNGSLYKVTISELGVILAVKRIKGWDVSKDEFTKRMEAIDQVKHPNVSPVVAFYCSRQEKLLVYEFQETGSLFQLLHGHENGEPFNWESRLDIAATVADALAFMHERLQTAGIPHGNLKSSNILLNKESMEPLISEYGLAVINNQDDSHSSQMERSQDDERNDIFKADVYNFGVILLELLTGELVPDNGYDLAAWIDSAIREEWTVEVFDKSLVSEGANAEKMVNLLQVALECISSSAEMRPSMSEVAHLVNSIKGI, from the exons ATGGCTTCTGCGGAAACAATGGAAGTAAGGGAAGCAATGGTGCAGTTCATGCAAAAACTTTCTCCTCAAAACATTCAGAGAGAGCCCAACTTCGGTTGGAATTCGAGCTCGGACCCTTGTGAAGATAAATGGAAAGGAGTCACTTGTTACGTTGATTCGCCAAGAATCAAGAAAATCATACTTGATGAGGAAAACTTGACAGGTTTATTTGATGCAGCCTCTCTTTGTGCAAATAGGGCTCTTCTCGTCTTGAGCCTGAATTCGAACAACATTTTTGGGATGCTTCCGGAGCAGATATCAGCATGCACTCACTTGACACATATTTACTTAAGTGGAAATAATTTCTCGGGTGATCTCCCAGGTTCTCTTTCCAGTTTAAGTGATTTGAAGAGGTTTGATGTATCAAGAAATGGATTCTACGGTGTCATACCGGATATGGCAAGAATCTCTGGTTTGCTGACTTTTCGAGCTGAAATTAACAGGCTAAGTGGAGGTATACCTCAGTTTGATTTCTCCAAGATTCAAGATTTCAATGTCTCTTGCAACAATCTCGGCGGCGAGATTCCTGATGTCAAGGGACGTTTCAACGAGACGAGCTTTTTAGGGAATCCAGGATTATGTGGAAAGCCAAAGTTTAATGCTTGCACCCATGAAACGAATAAAGGGAGAACTTTGCAAGATTATCTGATGTACTCTGGATATGCTGTAATTGGATTGCTCATTGTTTGCCTAGTTGGATTCAAACTGATCATGAAATGTAAAAGTCAACAGAAAAATGATGCCTCCACAAAGGATTCCCAGACGGGCATGGTCAGCAGCACGTCGAGTGAGTCTAAAAGCATCGGTGGTGGAAACAGGTCCGAGTTTTCTATAACATCTGTTGAAAGTGGGAAGGATTCTTCCCTAACAGTACTATGCAGTCCAGTGTATGAAGGGCTGAAATTCGAGGATTTGTTACGTGCTCCAGCCGTATTGATTGGAAGAGGCAAAAATGGGAGTCTGTACAAGGTTACAATAAGTGAATTAGGAGTGATCCTTGCAGTGAAAAGGATCAAGGGCTGGGATGTTTCAAAGGATGAGTTCACGAAGAGAATGGAGGCGATAGATCAAGTGAAGCATCCAAATGTATCGCCTGTCGTCGCTTTTTATTGTTCCAGACAAGAAAAACTCCTGGTTTATGAGTTCCAAGAGACAGGCAGCCTATTCCAGCTTCTTCATG GACACGAGAACGGGGAACCATTCAACTGGGAAAGCAGACTAGACATTGCAGCCACAGTCGCGGACGCGTTAGCTTTCATGCACGAGAGACTACAAACTGCTGGAATCCCTCATGGAAATCTAAAATCCTCCAACATCCTGCTCAACAAAGAATCAATGGAACCACTAATAAGCGAGTACGGCTTGGCAGTGATCAACAATCAAGATGATTCTCATAGCTCCCAAATGGAGAGATCTCAAGACGATGAAAGGAACGACATCTTTAAGGCCGATGTGTACAACTTTGGAGTTATCCTCCTAGAGTTACTGACAGGGGAACTTGTTCCAGACAACGGGTATGATCTAGCTGCATGGATTGATTCTGCTATTCGAGAAGAATGGACCGTGGAGGTTTTCGACAAATCGTTGGTTTCGGAAGGTGCAAATGCGGAGAAGATGGTGAATTTGCTGCAGGTGGCTTTGGAATGCATAAGTTCTTCAGCAGAAATGAGGCCAAGTATGAGTGAAGTTGCTCATTTGGTGAACTCTATAAAAGGAATATGA
- the LOC140881279 gene encoding nucleobase-ascorbate transporter 6-like translates to MAGGAAPKADEPAPHPPKDQLPHVSYCITSPPPWPEAILLGFQHYLVMLGTTVIIPTALVPQMGGGNAEKAQVIQTLLFVSGLNTLLQTWFGTRLPVVIGGSYAFVAPTISIILSGRWNDPDPISKFKKIMRATQGAFIVASTIQIVLGFSGLWRNVTRFLTPLSAVPLVALVGFGLYELGFPGVANCVEIGLPQLIILVIFSQYLAHFIRPGKNIFDRFAVIFSVTIVWIYAHLLTVGGAYNGKPPKTQTSCRTDRAGLIAAAPWIRVPYPFQWGAPSFDAGEVFAMMMAAFVALVESTGGFIAVSRFASATPLPPSIMSRGVGWQGVAILLSGLFGTANGSSVSIENAGLLALTRVGSRRVVQISAGFMLFFSVLGKFGAVFASIPTSIVAALYCLFFAYVGSVGLSFLQFCNLNSFRTKFILGFSIFLGLSVPQYFNEHTAIEGFGPVNTTARWFNDMVNVPFSSKAFVAGIVAYFLDKTLHKKGDQTRKDRGKHWWDKFRSFKTDNRSEEFYSLPFNLNKYFPSV, encoded by the exons ATGGCAGGAGGAGCAGCACCGAAGGCAGATGAGCCAGCGCCACACCCACCAAAGGATCAGCTTCCACATGTTTCTTATTGCATTACCAGCCCGCCTCCTTGGC CTGAGGCTATCCTTCTTGGATTTCAACATTATCTTGTGATGCTTGGTACAACTGTCATAATACCTACTGCCCTGGTTCCTCAAATGGGAGGCGGAAAC GCTGAGAAAGCACAAGTTATTCAGACCCTGCTTTTCGTTTCTGGGTTGAATACTCTGTTACAGACATGGTTTGGAACCAGATTACCTGTTGTAATTGGAGGATCATACGCCTTTGTCGCACCCACAATTTCCATAATCCTGTCTGGAAGATGGAATGATCCAGATCCCATTTCG AAGTTCAAAAAGATAATGCGTGCCACCCAGGGTGCATTTATTGTTGCCTCCACCATTCAGATAGTCCTTGGTTTTAGTGGTCTTTGGCGAAATGTTACAAG GTTTCTGACTCCACTTTCTGCTGTTCCTTTGGTGGCCCTTGTCGGTTTTGGGCTCTATGAGCTTGGATTCCCTGGG GTTGCCAACTGTGTTGAGATTGGGTTGCCACAACTCATCATTTTGGTTATCTTTTCTCAG TACTTGGCCCATTTCATACGTCCAGGAAAGAATATCTTTGACCGCTTTGCAGTGATATTCTCGGTCACAATTGTGTGGATATATGCACACCTACTTACTGTGGGTGGGGCCTATAATGGAAAGCCACCGAAGACCCAAACAAGCTGCAGAACTGATCGTGCTGGACTTATTGCTGCTGCTCCTTG GATAAGAGTTCCATATCCCTTTCAGTGGGGAGCACCTTCATTTGATGCTGGTGAAGTATTTGCAATGATGATGGCTGCATTTGTTGCCCTTGTAGAG TCCACTGGTGGATTCATTGCCGTGTCCAGATTTGCAAGTGCAACCCCTTTGCCACCATCAATTATGAGCCGTGGTGTAGGCTGGCAG GGTGTTGCAATCTTGTTGTCTGGTTTGTTTGGAACTGCAAATGGATCTTCTGTATCCAT TGAGAATGCTGGTCTATTAGCATTGACACGTGTTGGAAGCCGAAGAGTAGTGCAAATATCTGCTGGATTCATGCTTTTCTTTTCCGTACTCG GGAAATTTGGAGCTGTCTTCGCTTCAATACCGACATCTATAGTCGCTGCTTTGTACTGTCTCTTCTTTGCATACGTTG GTTCCGTCGGTTTAAGCTTTCTTCAGTTCTGCAACCTCAACAGTTTCCGAACAAAATTTATCTTAGGTTTTTCCATTTTTCTGGGCTTGTCTGTCCCCCAGTATTTCAACGAGCACACTGCTATCGAAGGATTTGGACCTGTTAACACGACAGCCAGATGG TTCAACGACATGGTAAATGTCCCCTTCTCATCAAAAGCTTTCGTTGCTGGCATAGTCGCTTATTTCTTGGACAAGACGTTGCACAAAAAGGGTGATCAGACAAGGAAAGATCGAGGCAAACATTGGTGGGACAAGTTCCGGTCCTTCAAGACCGATAACAGAAGCGAGGAATTCTATTCACTACCTTTCAATCTCAACAAATATTTTCCTTCTGTGTGA